The following proteins are encoded in a genomic region of Sphingopyxis sp. YF1:
- a CDS encoding DoxX family protein, translated as MTARAALRWLLVLAYSYAGWRHLATPAPFLAITPPWVPFPSEVVAATGVAELAGAIGLMIPRLRKAAGLSLALYALCVWPANFHHALANVAIGGETLSWWYHGPRLALQPLIIWWALWAGGAVDWPFERKAPS; from the coding sequence GTGACGGCGCGCGCGGCGCTGCGCTGGCTGCTCGTGCTCGCTTATAGCTATGCGGGCTGGCGCCACCTCGCGACGCCCGCGCCCTTCCTCGCGATCACCCCGCCGTGGGTGCCCTTCCCCTCCGAAGTGGTCGCCGCCACAGGCGTCGCCGAGCTGGCAGGCGCCATCGGGCTCATGATCCCGCGGCTGCGCAAGGCGGCAGGACTGAGCCTCGCGCTTTACGCACTCTGCGTCTGGCCCGCGAACTTCCACCACGCGCTCGCCAATGTCGCGATCGGCGGCGAAACGCTGAGCTGGTGGTACCATGGCCCGCGACTGGCGCTGCAGCCGCTGATCATCTGGTGGGCTTTGTGGGCGGGCGGCGCGGTGGATTGGCCGTTCGAGAGGAAGGCTCCGTCGTGA
- a CDS encoding dipeptidase, whose product MTKSHLLAGLAAFALVSTPALAQKTPEAIAEAALKKAPIFDGHNDVPWELRGSVGNVINDFDFNDTTKPKPDDSVMHTDIQRLRKGHVGAQFWSVYVPSNSNEQQAVQQTIEQVDVAKRLIARYPNDLGFASTSAELESQMKAGKVAGMLGAEGGQSIGSSLAVLRQLYGMGVRYMTLTHGKTTPWADSATDAPQHDGLTDFGKQVVREMNRLGMIVDLSHVSEATMKDALEVTKAPVMFSHSGVRAVNDHPRNVPDSVLPAVKANGGVVMVVLYAAFLDPKLRAHGLSRTAERARLDALYLGNPDGAAAALKAWDAANPAPQTPIGIAADHIDHLKRTIGVDHIGIGGDYDGMDATPVGLEDVTGYPRLFAELARRGYTQAELEKISSGNMLRVLKAVEAYAASQKGQPPIETPVAK is encoded by the coding sequence ATGACAAAGTCGCACCTGCTCGCCGGCCTCGCCGCCTTCGCCCTCGTCTCCACCCCCGCTCTGGCGCAGAAGACGCCCGAGGCGATCGCCGAGGCGGCCTTGAAAAAAGCGCCCATCTTCGACGGGCACAATGATGTGCCCTGGGAACTGCGCGGCAGCGTCGGCAATGTCATCAACGATTTCGACTTCAACGACACCACCAAACCCAAGCCCGACGACAGCGTGATGCACACCGACATCCAGCGGCTGCGCAAGGGGCATGTGGGGGCGCAATTCTGGTCGGTTTATGTGCCGTCGAACAGCAACGAACAGCAGGCGGTGCAGCAGACGATCGAACAGGTCGACGTCGCGAAGCGGCTGATCGCGCGCTACCCGAACGACCTCGGTTTTGCATCGACCTCGGCCGAACTCGAGAGCCAGATGAAGGCGGGCAAGGTCGCGGGCATGCTCGGGGCCGAGGGCGGTCAGTCGATCGGATCCTCGCTCGCGGTGCTGCGCCAGCTTTATGGCATGGGCGTGCGCTACATGACGCTGACGCACGGCAAGACCACGCCCTGGGCCGACAGCGCAACCGACGCGCCGCAGCACGACGGGCTCACCGATTTCGGCAAGCAGGTCGTTCGCGAGATGAACCGCCTCGGCATGATCGTCGATTTGAGCCACGTCAGCGAGGCGACGATGAAGGACGCGCTTGAAGTGACGAAGGCCCCGGTGATGTTCAGCCATTCGGGCGTGCGCGCGGTCAACGACCATCCGCGCAACGTGCCCGATTCGGTGCTGCCGGCGGTCAAGGCGAACGGCGGCGTCGTGATGGTCGTGCTCTATGCCGCTTTCCTCGACCCCAAGCTGCGCGCACACGGCCTGTCGCGTACAGCGGAGAGGGCGCGGCTCGACGCGCTCTACCTCGGCAATCCCGACGGTGCGGCCGCGGCGCTCAAGGCCTGGGACGCCGCCAACCCTGCGCCGCAGACGCCGATCGGTATCGCGGCGGACCATATCGACCATCTGAAAAGGACGATCGGCGTCGATCATATCGGCATCGGCGGCGATTATGACGGGATGGACGCGACCCCCGTCGGGCTGGAGGATGTCACCGGCTATCCGCGCCTGTTCGCCGAACTCGCGCGGCGCGGCTACACGCAGGCCGAGCTTGAAAAGATATCGAGCGGCAACATGCTGCGCGTGCTCAAGGCGGTCGAGGCCTATGCCGCAAGCCAGAAGGGCCAGCCGCCGATCGAAACGCCGGTGGCGAAATAG
- a CDS encoding acyl-CoA dehydrogenase family protein, with amino-acid sequence MTAFDDWRARSPYYDETHEALAQSIRRFVEREIAPHIDRWEAEGELPRELHKKAAEAGILGLRYPEQYGGHSEGFDNFHGLVLTEELAAVGAGGLGASLMTHGIGLPPILALGSDELKQRVAPPVLAGEKIIALGITEAGGGSDVANLKTTAVRDGDSYIVNGGKMFITSGMRSDWLTCAVRTGGPGAAGISLLLIEMDAPGVERTRLDKMGWRCSDTAAIHFSDVRIPATNLIGPENGGFIGIMRNFNSERLGMAMGCCAYARVALAEAAEWAQQRETFGKPLVGHQSIRIKLADMERQIEATQAWVDLAAWQVKSGKDRPADFAMLKVQATRMLESVAREAAQVLGGASYITGSKVERIYREVRVNAIGGGSEEIMLDLAGRQLFGGKR; translated from the coding sequence ATGACAGCTTTCGACGACTGGCGCGCGCGTTCGCCCTATTATGACGAAACCCACGAGGCGCTTGCACAGAGCATCCGCCGCTTCGTCGAGCGCGAGATTGCGCCCCACATCGACCGCTGGGAGGCCGAGGGCGAACTGCCGCGCGAGCTGCACAAAAAGGCCGCCGAAGCGGGCATACTCGGGCTGCGCTATCCCGAGCAATATGGCGGACACAGCGAGGGTTTCGACAATTTCCACGGGCTCGTGCTGACCGAGGAACTCGCCGCGGTCGGCGCAGGCGGGCTCGGCGCGTCGCTGATGACGCACGGCATCGGGCTGCCGCCGATCCTCGCTTTGGGGTCGGACGAACTCAAGCAGCGCGTCGCGCCGCCGGTGCTCGCGGGCGAGAAGATCATCGCGCTCGGCATCACCGAAGCGGGCGGCGGCAGCGACGTCGCCAACCTCAAGACCACGGCGGTGCGCGACGGCGACAGCTACATCGTCAACGGCGGCAAGATGTTCATCACGTCGGGCATGCGCTCCGACTGGCTGACCTGCGCGGTGCGCACCGGCGGGCCGGGCGCGGCAGGCATTTCGCTGCTGCTCATCGAGATGGACGCACCCGGGGTCGAGCGCACGCGGCTCGACAAGATGGGCTGGCGGTGCAGCGACACCGCCGCGATCCATTTCAGCGATGTGCGCATCCCTGCGACGAACCTGATCGGGCCCGAAAATGGTGGCTTCATCGGCATCATGCGCAATTTCAATTCGGAGCGGCTGGGCATGGCGATGGGCTGCTGCGCCTATGCGCGCGTCGCGCTCGCCGAGGCGGCTGAATGGGCACAGCAGCGCGAGACCTTCGGCAAGCCGCTCGTCGGCCACCAATCGATCCGCATCAAGCTCGCCGACATGGAGCGCCAGATCGAGGCGACGCAAGCGTGGGTCGACCTCGCCGCCTGGCAGGTCAAGAGCGGCAAGGACCGCCCCGCCGATTTCGCGATGCTCAAGGTGCAGGCGACACGCATGCTCGAGAGCGTCGCGCGCGAGGCGGCGCAGGTGCTGGGCGGCGCCTCCTATATCACCGGCAGCAAGGTCGAGCGCATCTACCGCGAGGTCCGCGTCAACGCGATCGGCGGCGGCAGCGAGGAAATCATGCTCGACCTCGCGGGGCGGCAATTGTTCGGGGGCAAGCGCTAG
- a CDS encoding metalloregulator ArsR/SmtB family transcription factor yields the protein MERVFQALASTPRRRILAYLAHAELSAGDIAARFEMSKPAVSQHLSVLENAGLIASEKRGQFVFYRLIPDALTNVLNGYVQEVCPVSRPLKAESRALAEKAKAGSPD from the coding sequence ATGGAACGGGTTTTTCAGGCATTGGCGTCGACGCCGCGGCGTCGAATTCTCGCCTATCTCGCGCATGCCGAATTGAGCGCGGGCGACATCGCCGCGCGTTTCGAGATGAGCAAGCCCGCGGTGTCGCAGCATCTGTCGGTGCTCGAAAACGCCGGGCTGATCGCGAGCGAAAAGCGCGGCCAGTTCGTCTTCTACCGCCTGATCCCCGATGCGCTGACCAATGTACTCAACGGATATGTGCAGGAAGTCTGCCCGGTCTCGCGCCCGCTGAAAGCCGAATCGCGCGCGCTGGCGGAGAAGGCGAAGGCGGGGTCGCCCGATTGA
- a CDS encoding acyl-CoA desaturase gives MRSGDDPHAVNFLIDTPAPGYCPDPVAGTVRADIPSIAWNGGMALVAMVAGPFFVTPGTIALFFLTTGAALLLGHSVGYHRMMIHGSFATRRWLARTLIWFGAFVGMAGPYGIVRAHDTRDWAQRQADCHPFLRHGTNIVRDAWWQIYCRLDLKRPPRFDFAELDRDPFIGWLERSWRWQQLPVALLFFAIGGWGWVMWGVAARVAVANHGHWLVGHLAHNRGPQHWTVDAHGVQAYDVPWAAIPTMGEAWHNNHHAYPGSARIGLHPGQSDWGYALIRLGERFGLLWDVQTPETLGERPGLSVLPRHGHGFAPHSPHGHSQSQLAR, from the coding sequence ATGCGGAGCGGTGACGATCCCCATGCGGTGAATTTCCTGATCGATACGCCGGCCCCCGGCTATTGCCCCGATCCGGTCGCTGGCACCGTCCGCGCCGACATCCCGAGCATCGCCTGGAACGGCGGCATGGCGCTGGTCGCGATGGTCGCCGGTCCCTTCTTTGTCACCCCGGGGACAATCGCGCTCTTCTTCCTCACCACCGGCGCCGCGCTGCTGCTCGGGCACAGCGTCGGCTATCACCGGATGATGATCCACGGCAGCTTCGCCACACGGCGCTGGCTGGCGCGGACGCTGATCTGGTTCGGCGCCTTCGTCGGCATGGCGGGGCCCTATGGCATCGTCCGCGCGCACGACACCCGCGACTGGGCGCAAAGGCAGGCCGATTGCCACCCCTTCCTGCGCCACGGCACAAATATCGTCCGCGACGCCTGGTGGCAGATCTATTGCCGGCTCGACCTCAAGCGCCCGCCACGCTTCGATTTTGCGGAACTCGACCGCGACCCCTTCATCGGCTGGCTCGAAAGGAGCTGGCGCTGGCAGCAATTGCCCGTCGCTTTGCTCTTCTTCGCGATCGGCGGCTGGGGCTGGGTGATGTGGGGCGTCGCGGCGCGCGTCGCGGTCGCCAATCACGGCCATTGGCTCGTCGGCCATCTCGCGCACAATCGCGGGCCGCAGCACTGGACGGTCGATGCGCATGGCGTGCAGGCCTATGACGTGCCTTGGGCGGCGATCCCGACGATGGGCGAGGCGTGGCATAACAATCATCACGCCTATCCGGGGTCGGCGCGCATCGGGCTGCACCCGGGGCAGAGCGACTGGGGCTATGCGCTGATCCGGCTCGGCGAACGGTTCGGGCTGCTGTGGGACGTGCAGACCCCCGAAACGCTGGGCGAGCGTCCCGGTCTGTCCGTGCTCCCTCGACACGGACATGGCTTCGCGCCACACTCGCCGCATGGACACTCTCAATCACAGCTGGCCCGCTGA
- a CDS encoding M20 family metallopeptidase → MDTLNHSWPAEADTILPDLVDLRRAIHREPELGLQNPKTLAKIKDALAGLPLEFREGPSTTGLVATLRGPANGRTVLLRGDMDALPLVEDTGLDFTSETNGAMHACGHDTHVAMLVGAAKLLCAARDRLPGTVMFMFQPGEEGHHGARFMLDDGLIDPLPDAAFALHIMPNAPHGVFAGKPGPLLASSDVLSITVKGAGGHASMPHDAIDPIPVACSIVTAIQTMVTRRISVFDPAVITIARIAAGTTNNIIPESAEMLGTIRTLSPHRRAMVAAELKRLAPAIAEAHGCTAEVHIEEGFPVTVCDSRAAAFGQRVVEETFGEAAWLTMDNPVMGAEDFAYILEKVPGAMFWLGASHEGSDWRSCCGLHSNRMVLDEKVMARGAALHAALAERFLNEGFSA, encoded by the coding sequence ATGGACACTCTCAATCACAGCTGGCCCGCTGAGGCCGACACCATCCTTCCCGACCTCGTTGACCTGCGCCGCGCGATCCACCGCGAGCCCGAACTGGGGCTGCAGAACCCCAAGACGCTCGCGAAGATAAAAGACGCGCTCGCCGGCCTCCCGCTCGAATTTCGCGAGGGGCCGTCGACGACGGGACTCGTCGCGACGCTGCGCGGCCCCGCAAACGGGCGCACGGTGCTGCTGCGCGGCGACATGGACGCGCTGCCGCTGGTCGAGGACACGGGGCTCGACTTCACCTCCGAGACAAACGGCGCGATGCACGCCTGCGGGCATGACACGCATGTCGCAATGCTCGTCGGTGCGGCGAAGCTGCTGTGTGCGGCACGCGACCGCCTGCCGGGAACCGTGATGTTCATGTTCCAGCCGGGCGAGGAGGGTCATCATGGCGCGCGCTTCATGCTCGACGACGGGCTGATCGACCCGCTGCCCGACGCGGCCTTTGCGCTCCACATCATGCCCAATGCGCCGCACGGCGTGTTCGCGGGCAAGCCCGGGCCGCTGCTCGCCTCGTCCGATGTCCTGTCGATCACCGTCAAGGGCGCCGGCGGCCATGCTTCGATGCCGCACGACGCGATCGATCCGATCCCCGTCGCCTGTTCGATCGTCACCGCGATCCAGACGATGGTGACGCGCCGCATATCGGTGTTCGACCCCGCGGTGATCACGATCGCCAGGATCGCAGCAGGCACGACGAACAACATCATCCCCGAGAGCGCCGAGATGCTGGGCACGATCCGTACGCTGTCGCCGCACCGCCGCGCGATGGTCGCCGCAGAACTCAAGCGCCTCGCCCCCGCGATCGCCGAGGCCCATGGCTGCACCGCCGAGGTGCATATCGAGGAAGGATTCCCCGTCACCGTCTGCGACAGCCGCGCCGCCGCCTTCGGCCAGCGCGTCGTCGAGGAGACCTTTGGCGAGGCCGCCTGGCTGACGATGGACAACCCGGTGATGGGCGCTGAGGATTTCGCCTATATCCTCGAAAAGGTGCCGGGTGCGATGTTCTGGCTCGGCGCGAGCCACGAAGGGAGCGACTGGCGAAGCTGCTGCGGCCTCCATTCGAACCGCATGGTCCTCGATGAAAAGGTCATGGCACGCGGCGCGGCGCTGCACGCGGCGCTGGCGGAGCGGTTTCTGAACGAGGGATTCAGCGCATGA
- a CDS encoding GlsB/YeaQ/YmgE family stress response membrane protein, producing MINILSAIISGLLIGALARFFYPGAVDMGWLATILLGIGGSLLAGLVTSRGQREFHGAGCFASVVGAIVLIFVGRLLFG from the coding sequence ATGATCAACATCCTCAGCGCCATCATCTCGGGCCTGCTCATCGGGGCGCTCGCGCGTTTCTTCTATCCCGGCGCGGTCGATATGGGGTGGCTTGCAACGATCCTGCTCGGCATCGGCGGGTCGCTGCTGGCGGGGCTCGTCACCTCGCGCGGGCAGCGCGAATTTCATGGTGCGGGCTGCTTCGCGTCGGTCGTCGGCGCGATCGTGCTGATCTTCGTCGGGCGACTGCTGTTCGGTTGA
- the nadB gene encoding L-aspartate oxidase, producing the protein MASQHSEHDVIIVGSGAAGLTAAIALADHCRVLVLAKGELTGGSTAWAQGGIAAVLDAGDTFENHIEDTMVAGAGLNRRETVEFVVENAPHAIERLVEMGVPFNKDSDALHLTREGGHSHRRIVHVDDATGWAVQAALLKTAEAHPNITLLPGQACVDLITGRHEERYSGSGRVWGVYALDEKSGKVRAHVGRATILASGGAGRVYQFSTAPRGATGDGIAMAWRAGARVSNMEMMQFHPTCLYNLEVKNFLITEAVRGEGGLLRHPETGHRYMPDYDERAELAPRDIVARANDDQIKRYGLDYVHLDISHLDPDFVAGHFPNIYDKLLTLGIDMTKQPIPVVPAQHYTCGGILIDLDGRTDLPGLYAAGECTESGLHGANRLASNSLLECFVFGEAAARDIVARWDALEAPPPIRAWDESRVTDSDEEVIIKQNWTEIRRFMWNYVGIVRTTKRLERAQHRINMMTHEVEDYYGHFRVTTDLIELRNLLQCAELIVKSALHRKESRGLHYTLDYPAMLPQAVDTVLVP; encoded by the coding sequence ATGGCCTCGCAGCATAGCGAACACGACGTCATCATCGTCGGCTCGGGCGCCGCCGGGCTCACCGCCGCGATCGCGCTCGCCGATCATTGCCGGGTGCTCGTGCTCGCCAAGGGCGAGCTCACCGGCGGGTCGACCGCCTGGGCGCAGGGCGGGATCGCCGCGGTGCTCGACGCGGGCGACACGTTCGAGAACCATATCGAGGACACGATGGTCGCGGGCGCCGGGCTCAACCGGCGCGAGACGGTCGAGTTCGTCGTCGAAAACGCCCCGCATGCGATCGAACGCCTCGTCGAGATGGGCGTGCCTTTCAACAAGGACAGCGACGCGCTCCACCTCACCCGCGAGGGCGGGCATTCGCACCGCCGCATCGTCCATGTCGACGACGCGACCGGCTGGGCGGTGCAGGCGGCGCTATTGAAGACCGCCGAGGCGCATCCGAACATCACTTTGCTGCCGGGGCAGGCGTGCGTCGATCTGATCACCGGGCGGCACGAGGAGCGCTATTCGGGCTCGGGTCGCGTCTGGGGCGTCTATGCGCTCGACGAGAAGAGCGGCAAGGTGCGCGCGCATGTCGGCCGCGCGACGATCCTCGCCAGCGGCGGCGCGGGGCGCGTGTACCAGTTCTCGACCGCGCCGCGGGGCGCGACCGGCGACGGTATCGCGATGGCCTGGCGTGCGGGCGCGCGCGTCTCGAACATGGAAATGATGCAGTTCCACCCGACCTGCCTCTACAATCTCGAGGTCAAGAATTTCCTGATCACCGAGGCGGTGCGCGGCGAGGGCGGCCTGCTCAGGCATCCCGAGACCGGGCATCGCTATATGCCCGATTATGACGAGCGCGCCGAACTCGCGCCGCGCGATATCGTCGCGCGTGCCAACGACGACCAGATCAAGCGCTACGGGCTCGACTATGTCCATCTCGACATCAGCCATCTCGACCCCGATTTCGTCGCCGGGCATTTTCCCAACATCTATGACAAGCTGCTGACGCTCGGCATCGACATGACGAAGCAGCCGATCCCGGTGGTGCCCGCGCAGCATTATACCTGCGGCGGCATCCTGATCGACCTCGACGGCCGCACCGACCTCCCCGGGCTCTACGCCGCGGGTGAATGCACCGAGAGCGGGCTGCATGGCGCCAATCGCCTCGCGTCGAACTCGCTGCTCGAATGCTTCGTCTTCGGCGAGGCCGCGGCCAGGGACATCGTCGCGCGCTGGGACGCGCTCGAAGCGCCGCCGCCGATCCGTGCGTGGGACGAAAGCCGCGTCACCGACTCCGACGAAGAGGTGATCATCAAGCAGAACTGGACCGAAATCCGCCGCTTCATGTGGAACTATGTCGGCATCGTGCGCACCACCAAAAGGCTGGAACGTGCGCAGCACCGCATCAACATGATGACCCACGAAGTCGAGGACTATTACGGCCATTTCCGCGTCACGACCGACCTGATCGAACTGCGCAACCTGCTGCAATGCGCCGAACTGATCGTGAAGAGCGCGCTCCACCGCAAGGAAAGCCGCGGGCTGCACTATACGCTCGACTATCCGGCGATGCTGCCGCAGGCGGTCGATACGGTGCTGGTGCCCTGA
- a CDS encoding ABC transporter ATP-binding protein — translation MSEAAIRIDAVSKLYAGGKQALDNVSFDVPRGAIFGLLGPNGAGKSTLINILAGLVNKTSGHASIWGFDIDADPRNAKYSIGIVPQEIVFDPFFTPFETLENQAGLYGVPKGRRISDELLAAVHLSDKRDAYARTLSGGMKRRLLVAKAMVHSPPIIVLDEPTAGVDIELRQQLWEYVQSLNDRGVTVVLTTHYLEEAEELCDRIAIINHGKLIANKPTRELVDMAREKIVVVTLDADVTELPTHPAFDKVEHEGTRGLAIHYNKDRTNAGEVLAAVNAMGHGIVDVSTREADLEDVFLNLTRAANG, via the coding sequence ATGAGTGAAGCCGCCATCCGCATCGACGCCGTCTCGAAACTCTATGCCGGCGGCAAGCAGGCGCTCGACAATGTCAGCTTCGACGTGCCGCGAGGGGCAATCTTCGGGCTGCTGGGGCCGAACGGCGCGGGCAAGTCGACGCTGATCAACATCCTCGCGGGTTTGGTCAACAAGACGAGCGGACATGCGAGCATCTGGGGTTTCGATATCGACGCCGATCCCCGCAACGCCAAATATTCGATCGGCATCGTGCCGCAGGAAATCGTCTTCGACCCCTTTTTCACGCCGTTCGAGACGCTCGAGAATCAGGCCGGCCTTTATGGTGTGCCCAAGGGGCGGCGCATTTCGGACGAGCTGCTCGCCGCCGTCCACCTCAGCGACAAGCGCGACGCCTATGCGCGCACGCTGTCGGGGGGCATGAAGCGCCGCCTGCTCGTCGCCAAGGCGATGGTGCATTCGCCGCCGATCATCGTGCTCGACGAACCGACCGCGGGGGTCGACATCGAGCTTCGCCAACAGCTCTGGGAATATGTGCAGTCGCTGAACGATCGCGGCGTCACGGTGGTGCTCACGACGCACTATCTGGAGGAGGCCGAGGAACTGTGCGACCGGATCGCGATCATCAACCATGGCAAGCTGATCGCGAACAAGCCGACGCGCGAGCTGGTCGACATGGCGCGCGAGAAGATCGTCGTCGTGACTTTGGATGCCGACGTGACCGAGCTGCCGACGCATCCCGCCTTCGACAAGGTCGAGCATGAAGGGACCCGCGGCCTCGCGATCCACTACAACAAGGACCGCACCAATGCAGGCGAGGTGCTCGCCGCGGTCAATGCGATGGGGCATGGCATCGTCGACGTCTCGACCCGCGAGGCCGATCTCGAGGACGTCTTCCTCAACCTGACGCGCGCGGCGAATGGGTGA